In Hymenobacter sublimis, a single genomic region encodes these proteins:
- a CDS encoding assimilatory sulfite reductase (NADPH) flavoprotein subunit, with the protein MSSPSLTLPIGFDEATLQQLTAGLTDRQLLWLSGYLYGRVGADTDAAVSAPATAAAPVTAAALAAPSLTILYGSQTGNSKKAAGIVAEAARQRGLTASVRDMNDYPTKDLKTEQQLLVVVSTQGEGDPPIAAEELHQFLLSNRAPKLPELHFAVLALGDKSYLQFCQTGFEFDQRLAELGAKRLLERVDCDVEFEGEARRWAEQVLGLLAKPAPQVAAPVAANAQVKPVALQALIGGAEVELEEPIEYTSRNPFEAELLEKIQLNGRGSTKETYHLEFSLAGSGIAYEAGDALMVQPHNRPGLVQEVLDAARLDATAPVRLESSELDLTTVLTERLELSVVTRDVLERYAALAPHYPKLREILADKAQLPAYLYGRDVADLLQEFPVELSGQQLAAVLRPLPARAYSIASSLLAHPEEVHLTVGAVRYQSNGRHKHGACSSFQADHLLIGDTARVWVDCNEYFKLPQDPSTNIIMVGAGTGIAPFRAFVEERAETGASGQNWLVFGNPHFTTDFLYQTEWQQHLKRGTLHRLDVAFSRDQEAKVYIQHRLLEQSRRLYHELENGATFYVCGDKNRMAADVQRALLTAISQESGQDEAYAADYLKQLRKSRRYLEDVY; encoded by the coding sequence ATGTCTTCCCCTTCCCTGACTCTTCCCATCGGCTTTGATGAAGCCACGCTGCAGCAGCTGACGGCGGGTCTTACGGACCGCCAACTGCTCTGGCTGAGCGGCTACCTCTACGGCCGGGTAGGCGCCGATACGGATGCCGCCGTCAGCGCCCCAGCTACGGCCGCCGCGCCCGTTACAGCAGCGGCGCTGGCTGCTCCCAGCCTCACCATTCTCTACGGCTCCCAGACCGGCAACAGCAAGAAAGCGGCTGGTATTGTGGCCGAAGCGGCCCGGCAGCGCGGCCTAACGGCCTCGGTGCGCGACATGAACGACTACCCCACCAAGGACCTCAAAACCGAGCAGCAACTGCTGGTGGTGGTGAGTACCCAGGGGGAAGGCGACCCACCCATTGCCGCCGAGGAGCTGCACCAGTTCTTGCTCAGCAACCGCGCCCCCAAGCTGCCGGAGCTGCACTTCGCGGTGCTGGCCCTCGGGGATAAAAGCTACCTACAGTTCTGCCAAACCGGTTTTGAGTTCGACCAGCGCCTGGCCGAGCTGGGCGCCAAACGCCTCCTAGAGCGGGTGGACTGCGACGTAGAATTCGAAGGCGAAGCCCGCCGCTGGGCCGAGCAGGTGCTGGGCCTACTTGCCAAGCCAGCACCGCAGGTAGCGGCTCCGGTAGCGGCCAATGCGCAGGTAAAACCCGTTGCCCTTCAGGCCCTGATAGGCGGGGCGGAAGTGGAACTGGAGGAGCCGATAGAATATACCAGTCGCAACCCCTTTGAGGCTGAGCTGCTGGAAAAGATTCAGCTCAACGGCCGCGGCTCTACCAAGGAAACCTACCACCTGGAGTTTTCCTTGGCGGGCTCGGGCATTGCGTATGAGGCCGGCGACGCCCTAATGGTGCAGCCCCACAACCGCCCCGGCCTGGTGCAGGAAGTGCTGGATGCCGCCCGCCTGGACGCTACCGCCCCCGTGCGCCTGGAAAGCTCGGAGCTGGACCTGACCACCGTCCTGACGGAGCGCCTGGAACTTTCCGTCGTGACCCGCGACGTGCTGGAACGCTACGCCGCCCTGGCCCCGCACTATCCTAAGCTGCGCGAAATCCTGGCCGACAAAGCCCAACTGCCCGCCTACCTCTACGGTCGTGATGTGGCCGATTTGCTTCAGGAGTTTCCGGTGGAGCTGTCGGGGCAGCAGCTGGCGGCGGTGCTGCGGCCCCTGCCGGCCCGGGCGTACTCTATTGCCTCTTCCTTGCTGGCTCACCCCGAAGAAGTGCATCTCACCGTGGGCGCCGTGCGCTACCAGAGCAACGGCCGCCACAAGCACGGCGCCTGCTCCAGTTTCCAGGCCGACCACCTGCTCATCGGCGACACGGCCCGGGTGTGGGTGGACTGCAACGAATATTTCAAGCTACCCCAGGACCCCAGCACCAACATTATCATGGTGGGCGCGGGCACCGGCATTGCGCCGTTCCGGGCGTTTGTGGAAGAGCGGGCCGAAACCGGCGCCTCGGGCCAGAACTGGCTGGTGTTCGGCAACCCCCACTTCACCACCGACTTCCTCTACCAAACCGAGTGGCAGCAGCACCTCAAGCGCGGCACCCTCCACCGCCTCGACGTAGCCTTCTCCCGCGACCAGGAAGCAAAAGTCTACATCCAGCACCGCCTACTGGAGCAGAGCCGCCGCCTCTATCATGAACTAGAAAACGGCGCCACCTTCTACGTCTGCGGCGACAAAAACCGCATGGCCGCCGACGTGCAACGCGCCCTACTCACCGCCATCAGTCAGGAAAGCGGCCAGGACGAAGCCTACGCCGCCGACTACCTCAAGCAGCTCCGCAAGTCGCGCCGCTACCTAGAGGACGTGTACTAG
- the cobA gene encoding uroporphyrinogen-III C-methyltransferase, whose translation MPLTKLPRLTVLGAGPGDPELLTLKGARVLAEADVILYDALANHALLQHARPEALTVPVGKRRGMRSHSQDEINALIVEYAHRYGHVVRLKGGDPFVFGRGREEMLYAEAHGLATDYVPGISSAVAAAGSVGIPVTHRGLSEGFRVITATTATGELSGSVAEAARSQATTVLLMGLGELDAIVDVFSRHGQADTPAAIVQNGTLPHAQLVTGPVAELPALAAAAGIGAPAIIIIGEVTRLATSASLVATLPPAAFAVTTPASYAKVA comes from the coding sequence ATGCCCCTCACCAAACTACCTCGTCTTACGGTTCTCGGGGCCGGCCCTGGCGACCCGGAGCTACTCACGCTCAAGGGCGCGCGGGTGCTGGCCGAGGCCGACGTCATTCTCTACGATGCCCTGGCCAATCACGCCCTGCTCCAGCACGCCCGCCCCGAGGCCCTAACCGTGCCGGTGGGCAAGCGCCGGGGCATGCGCAGCCACTCGCAGGACGAAATCAACGCCCTGATTGTGGAGTACGCTCACCGCTACGGGCACGTGGTGCGGCTAAAAGGCGGTGACCCGTTTGTGTTTGGGCGGGGTCGGGAGGAAATGCTGTATGCCGAAGCGCACGGGTTGGCTACTGACTACGTGCCCGGTATCAGCAGCGCAGTAGCGGCGGCGGGCAGTGTGGGCATTCCGGTGACGCACCGGGGCCTGAGCGAAGGATTCCGGGTAATTACAGCCACCACGGCCACCGGCGAGTTGTCAGGTAGCGTGGCGGAGGCGGCCCGTTCCCAGGCTACTACCGTGCTACTCATGGGCTTGGGCGAGCTGGATGCTATTGTAGATGTATTCAGCCGACATGGGCAGGCTGATACGCCGGCGGCTATCGTGCAGAACGGGACACTACCCCACGCTCAGCTGGTAACGGGCCCGGTGGCGGAGCTGCCGGCCCTGGCCGCGGCAGCAGGTATTGGCGCCCCGGCCATCATCATCATTGGCGAGGTGACTCGCCTGGCAACTTCCGCCAGCTTGGTGGCCACGCTGCCGCCCGCCGCTTTTGCGGTTACTACCCCCGCCTCCTACGCCAAGGTAGCCTAA
- a CDS encoding sulfate adenylyltransferase subunit 1, which translates to MSHSLMSKQMDLLRFITCGSVDDGKSTLIGRLLYDSESVSLDVLAALEKRQASNGTVDLALLTDGLRAEREQGITIDVAYKYFTTPRRKFIITDAPGHVQYTRNMVTGASNADLAIVLVDARQGVIEQTRRHTLIAALLGIRHFVLAVNKMDLVGYDEAVFARIATDYAELTNHFNLPAATAIPLSALNGDNVVKRSVHLPWYAGPSLLEHLESVPGASETAAPARFQVQYVIRPQTAELPDYRGYAGQIQSGQYRRGDRVKVLPSGLESEIEAIEVSQQEVETASAPQAVVLRLRDDVDVSRGDSIVPLAEAPTLTRELEATLCWMSEQPLWPGRKLLVQHHSALLKAAIPAILYKVNVHTFARNAADSAQLNDIVRVRLKTALPLAVDTYLENRASGSFILVDELTGDTVAAGLVEAANSEYFTLPIGPPVAFSI; encoded by the coding sequence ATGTCTCACAGTCTCATGTCTAAACAAATGGACCTTCTTCGATTTATCACTTGCGGCAGCGTGGACGATGGCAAAAGCACGCTGATTGGCCGCTTGCTCTACGATTCCGAATCCGTGTCGCTGGACGTGCTGGCGGCGCTGGAAAAGCGGCAGGCTTCCAACGGCACCGTGGATTTGGCTTTGCTGACGGATGGCCTGCGGGCCGAGCGCGAGCAGGGCATCACCATTGATGTGGCCTACAAGTATTTCACTACCCCGCGTCGCAAGTTCATCATCACCGATGCGCCGGGCCACGTGCAGTACACCCGCAACATGGTAACCGGCGCCAGCAACGCCGACCTGGCCATTGTGCTGGTGGATGCCCGCCAGGGTGTCATTGAGCAAACCCGCCGCCACACGCTTATTGCCGCCCTGCTCGGCATCCGCCACTTTGTGCTGGCCGTGAATAAGATGGATTTAGTGGGCTACGACGAAGCCGTTTTCGCCCGAATTGCCACCGACTACGCCGAGCTGACCAACCATTTCAACCTGCCCGCGGCCACGGCTATTCCGCTCAGCGCCCTCAACGGCGACAACGTGGTGAAGCGCTCGGTGCACCTACCCTGGTACGCAGGCCCGAGCCTGCTCGAACACCTGGAAAGCGTGCCCGGCGCTTCGGAAACCGCCGCTCCGGCCCGCTTCCAGGTGCAATACGTCATCCGTCCCCAGACTGCCGAGCTGCCCGATTACCGCGGCTACGCCGGCCAGATTCAGAGCGGCCAGTACCGCCGCGGCGACCGGGTAAAGGTGCTGCCTTCGGGCCTGGAGTCGGAAATTGAGGCCATTGAAGTAAGTCAGCAGGAAGTAGAAACAGCCTCCGCGCCGCAGGCCGTCGTCCTCCGCCTGCGCGACGACGTGGATGTGAGCCGCGGCGACTCCATCGTGCCGCTGGCCGAGGCCCCTACCCTCACCCGCGAGCTGGAAGCCACCCTGTGCTGGATGAGCGAGCAGCCCCTGTGGCCCGGCCGTAAGTTGCTGGTGCAGCACCACTCGGCCCTGTTGAAGGCGGCCATTCCGGCCATCCTCTACAAGGTGAACGTGCACACCTTCGCCCGCAACGCCGCCGACTCTGCCCAACTCAACGACATCGTGCGGGTGCGGCTGAAAACGGCCCTGCCTTTGGCCGTGGATACCTACCTCGAAAACCGCGCCTCCGGCTCCTTCATCCTAGTCGATGAACTTACCGGCGATACCGTTGCCGCCGGCCTAGTGGAAGCGGCTAACTCGGAGTACTTCACCCTACCTATCGGCCCGCCGGTAGCTTTTTCGATCTAA
- the cysD gene encoding sulfate adenylyltransferase subunit CysD: MSTSSFDYLDRLEAEAIHILREVAGQFERPALLFSGGKDSIVLTRLAEKAFRPGRFPFPLVHVDTGHNFPEVLAYRDQLAEQLGEKLIVRKVEDTIKRQRLREPGGKYPSRNPLQTYTLLEVIEEFEFDACIGGARRDEEKARAKERIFSVRDEFGQWDPKRQRPELWNVYNGRIQKGENVRVFPISNWTELDVWRYIQRENIALPDIYFGHERRCVVLPTGQLLGLSEHLRLDEDDEIVTRQVRFRTVGDSTCTAAVESDASTVEDIIQDLLLAKVSERGATRLDDNISEAGMEDRKRNGYF, encoded by the coding sequence ATGAGTACTTCCTCTTTTGATTACCTCGACCGGCTCGAAGCCGAAGCCATCCACATCCTGCGGGAAGTAGCCGGCCAATTTGAGCGCCCAGCCCTGCTGTTCTCGGGTGGCAAAGACTCCATCGTGTTGACGCGTTTGGCCGAAAAAGCCTTTCGGCCCGGCCGCTTCCCCTTCCCGCTGGTGCACGTAGATACCGGCCACAACTTCCCGGAAGTGCTAGCCTACCGCGACCAACTAGCCGAACAGTTGGGCGAAAAGCTGATTGTGCGCAAGGTGGAAGATACCATCAAGCGGCAGCGCCTGCGCGAGCCGGGCGGCAAATACCCCAGCCGCAACCCGCTGCAGACTTACACGCTGCTGGAGGTAATCGAGGAGTTTGAGTTTGACGCCTGCATCGGCGGGGCTCGCCGCGACGAGGAGAAGGCCCGCGCCAAGGAACGCATCTTCTCCGTCCGCGACGAGTTTGGGCAGTGGGACCCCAAGCGCCAGCGCCCCGAGCTCTGGAACGTGTACAACGGCCGCATTCAAAAAGGTGAGAACGTGCGCGTATTCCCGATTTCGAACTGGACGGAGCTGGACGTCTGGCGCTACATTCAGCGCGAAAACATTGCCCTGCCCGACATCTACTTCGGCCACGAGCGCCGCTGCGTGGTGCTGCCCACCGGCCAACTCCTGGGCCTTTCCGAGCACCTGCGCCTCGATGAGGACGACGAAATCGTGACCCGGCAGGTACGCTTCCGCACCGTGGGCGACTCGACTTGTACCGCCGCCGTGGAAAGCGACGCCAGCACCGTGGAAGACATCATCCAGGACCTGCTGCTAGCCAAAGTGAGCGAGCGGGGCGCCACCCGCCTCGACGACAACATCTCCGAAGCCGGCATGGAAGACCGGAAGCGCAACGGCTATTTCTGA
- a CDS encoding phosphoadenylyl-sulfate reductase produces MSAATAAPAVHALLDDLRPRLIQASALERLRLVAEYFPEQAVFSTSFGLEDQLISHLIFAHELPIQVFTLDTGRNFQETYATWNKTLLKYGQPIAVYYPQRENVEQLMLAKGPNSFYESVDNRKECCFIRKVEPLNRALAGKAAWVTGIRAEQSQNRQTMDPVEWDVAHNLVKIHPLFDWTWDQAVAFTKEHNVPVNTLHQQGFVSIGCAPCTRAIRPGEDFRAGRWWWEDLSAKECGLHATAHHNGPDPVVEPV; encoded by the coding sequence ATGTCCGCAGCAACTGCTGCGCCGGCCGTCCACGCGTTGCTGGACGACCTGCGCCCCCGGCTAATCCAGGCTTCGGCCTTGGAGCGGCTGCGCCTCGTGGCGGAGTACTTCCCCGAGCAAGCCGTTTTCTCGACCTCCTTCGGTCTAGAAGACCAACTCATCAGCCACCTGATTTTTGCCCACGAGTTGCCCATTCAGGTGTTCACCCTCGACACGGGCCGCAATTTTCAGGAAACCTACGCCACCTGGAATAAGACCTTGCTGAAGTACGGCCAGCCCATTGCGGTGTACTACCCCCAGCGGGAAAATGTAGAGCAGCTGATGCTAGCGAAAGGCCCGAATAGCTTCTACGAAAGCGTGGATAACCGCAAGGAATGCTGCTTTATTCGCAAGGTGGAACCCCTGAATCGGGCCCTGGCTGGCAAGGCGGCCTGGGTTACGGGCATCCGCGCCGAGCAGTCGCAAAACCGCCAAACCATGGACCCGGTGGAATGGGACGTGGCCCACAACCTGGTGAAGATTCACCCCCTGTTCGACTGGACCTGGGACCAAGCCGTGGCCTTCACCAAGGAACACAACGTGCCGGTGAATACGCTGCACCAACAGGGCTTCGTGAGCATTGGGTGCGCCCCGTGCACCCGCGCCATCCGCCCCGGCGAGGACTTCCGCGCTGGCCGCTGGTGGTGGGAAGACCTTTCGGCCAAAGAGTGTGGCCTGCACGCCACCGCCCACCACAATGGCCCCGACCCGGTGGTAGAGCCCGTGTGA
- a CDS encoding lipopolysaccharide biosynthesis protein: protein MGIVQRQGLRNTIISYIGLALGFVSTALVLPNFLEPQQLGVTATLASVATLYAQIAAFGFASVGIRFFPYFRHPESGHRGFLPLLVGVPLLGFAVVTALYFLGEPLLLPWYGRDAPLLAPYYTWGAVLAFFTMLYSVQDAYLKALYHTAFSSFVQDILLRVLIVAGAFLFGLGYLSFTGYVLWFVGVNSALALLLTGYVAAIGELHWRPTRQVLAVRPLREMLGMGAFTLLGSLSGSIILYIDTLMVGAQVSVAAAGIYVVASNISTALAIPARSLNKIAFPLLADYWKQQDLPRMADFYRRATRLNTLLGCFLFLGISLNLDFIYSLMRNARYAEGTVVVLLLLGSKLFDGITGVNGLMVVTSPRYRYDLIFNVSLAVLTILLNGLLIPRLGMVGAAVAACVAQVSINVARTWFVWHSYRMQPFTWRIPLILGIAAVAGVAGWLMPTLASSLLTMLLRSTVLTVAYATLILATKSSPEATLFLEKLRARFSEK from the coding sequence TTGGGTATCGTTCAGCGGCAGGGGCTGCGCAACACCATTATTTCCTACATCGGGCTGGCGCTAGGCTTTGTAAGCACGGCCCTGGTGCTGCCTAATTTTCTGGAGCCCCAGCAGTTGGGCGTGACGGCCACGCTAGCCTCAGTAGCCACGCTGTACGCCCAAATTGCGGCCTTTGGCTTTGCCAGCGTGGGCATCCGGTTTTTTCCCTACTTCCGCCACCCGGAATCGGGCCACCGGGGGTTTCTGCCGCTACTTGTGGGCGTGCCCTTGCTAGGATTTGCCGTAGTCACGGCCCTGTATTTCCTGGGGGAACCCCTGCTCCTGCCCTGGTACGGCCGCGATGCGCCCCTGCTCGCGCCCTACTACACCTGGGGCGCCGTGCTGGCCTTCTTCACCATGCTGTACTCGGTGCAGGACGCCTACTTAAAGGCGCTGTATCACACGGCTTTTTCCTCCTTCGTGCAGGATATTCTGCTGCGGGTTCTGATTGTAGCGGGTGCGTTTCTGTTTGGCTTGGGCTACCTCTCGTTTACGGGTTATGTGTTGTGGTTTGTGGGCGTGAACAGCGCCCTGGCCCTGCTGCTAACGGGTTACGTAGCCGCCATTGGGGAGCTGCACTGGCGACCTACGCGGCAGGTACTCGCGGTACGGCCCCTGCGCGAGATGCTGGGCATGGGCGCCTTTACTCTGCTCGGAAGCCTGTCGGGCAGTATTATCCTGTACATTGATACCTTGATGGTAGGCGCGCAGGTGAGCGTGGCGGCGGCTGGCATTTACGTGGTGGCCAGCAACATTAGCACGGCCCTGGCTATTCCGGCTCGCTCGCTCAACAAGATAGCCTTTCCCCTGTTGGCCGACTATTGGAAGCAGCAGGATCTGCCCCGCATGGCCGATTTCTACCGCCGCGCTACCCGCCTCAACACACTGTTGGGTTGTTTTTTATTTCTGGGTATCAGCCTGAACCTGGACTTTATCTACTCCCTGATGCGCAATGCCCGCTACGCCGAAGGCACGGTGGTAGTGCTGCTGTTACTGGGTAGCAAACTCTTCGACGGCATCACGGGCGTCAACGGCTTGATGGTGGTAACCTCTCCCCGCTACCGCTACGATCTGATTTTCAACGTGTCGCTGGCCGTGCTTACTATTCTACTCAACGGATTACTGATTCCGCGCCTGGGCATGGTGGGGGCTGCGGTAGCTGCCTGCGTGGCTCAGGTAAGCATCAATGTGGCCCGTACCTGGTTTGTGTGGCACAGCTACCGCATGCAGCCGTTTACGTGGCGCATCCCGTTGATTCTGGGCATTGCGGCCGTTGCCGGGGTAGCTGGCTGGCTCATGCCCACGCTGGCTTCGTCACTACTCACTATGCTGTTGCGCTCCACCGTGCTAACCGTGGCCTACGCTACCCTGATTTTGGCTACTAAATCTTCACCCGAAGCCACTTTATTTTTAGAAAAACTTCGGGCGCGTTTTTCAGAAAAGTAA
- a CDS encoding DUF7033 domain-containing protein — MLPPPLPAVAPVAAETRIAYVLRHFRLAYEVVPLVSIGYAHTQPHIEIAEAAGSFFKQQQPYPPEPTWREWQGQQIPIFFDSEPQKPLLELLSNGHALIHADILSAAFYLLSGWQEFFSEERDQHGRFPYAASVQHRYGFVTIPVVNYYFDVLKTAVEHVSGKSLRPRCWPNGATWAAFITHDVDNLQSAWKAPAKAALRQGRLLSFGRQLWRHFTTPDAWDNLQQVQETVTSYGAKSTFFFLPEHRPAASGTPNADYKLRKVWPKAAAAIQDAEVGLHAGLGTAMHGGKLKTDWLKIPVPCSGIRFHYLSWEPRITPTLLSMDNFTYDSTLGFAEHFGFRNSYCLPFYPFNFNADSFTVNPPQMRLYTLLSEAPAFFTLGPKNSIQTSKFLEIPLNVMDATLHHPRYLQLAPAEILPALTPMLQEIERFGGVCTVLWHNENFDPANETTGPRQFAEIMEYLRSRNVAFVNGQDVCEMVN, encoded by the coding sequence ATGCTGCCTCCCCCGCTTCCCGCAGTGGCTCCTGTTGCCGCAGAAACCCGCATTGCCTACGTGCTTCGGCACTTCCGACTGGCGTATGAAGTCGTGCCACTGGTTTCTATCGGCTACGCTCACACGCAGCCGCACATTGAAATAGCAGAAGCCGCCGGGAGCTTTTTCAAGCAGCAGCAGCCCTACCCCCCGGAACCTACTTGGCGGGAGTGGCAGGGTCAGCAAATTCCCATTTTCTTTGATTCTGAGCCGCAGAAACCACTTTTAGAGCTGCTTTCTAACGGCCACGCGCTTATTCACGCCGACATCCTTTCGGCAGCTTTCTACCTGCTTAGCGGCTGGCAGGAGTTTTTTTCAGAAGAACGGGACCAGCACGGCCGCTTCCCCTACGCCGCCAGCGTGCAGCACCGCTATGGCTTCGTGACTATTCCGGTGGTAAACTACTATTTCGACGTACTGAAAACCGCCGTCGAGCACGTTTCAGGTAAATCCCTACGGCCCCGCTGCTGGCCCAATGGCGCCACTTGGGCCGCCTTCATCACCCACGACGTCGACAACTTGCAGAGCGCCTGGAAAGCGCCCGCCAAAGCTGCTCTGCGCCAAGGCCGGCTCTTAAGTTTCGGGCGCCAGCTGTGGCGACATTTCACTACCCCCGACGCCTGGGACAACCTCCAACAGGTGCAGGAAACGGTGACCAGCTACGGGGCCAAAAGCACGTTCTTCTTCTTACCTGAACACCGGCCGGCCGCAAGCGGTACACCTAACGCCGATTACAAACTGCGGAAGGTGTGGCCTAAAGCCGCAGCCGCTATCCAAGATGCGGAAGTAGGTCTGCACGCAGGTCTGGGCACGGCAATGCATGGAGGAAAGCTAAAAACCGATTGGCTTAAAATTCCGGTACCGTGTAGCGGTATCCGATTCCATTATCTGAGTTGGGAGCCACGCATTACTCCCACCTTACTCAGTATGGATAATTTCACTTATGACTCGACACTAGGCTTCGCCGAGCACTTTGGCTTTCGAAATTCCTACTGCCTGCCGTTCTATCCTTTCAATTTTAATGCTGATTCTTTTACTGTTAATCCTCCGCAAATGAGGCTCTATACGCTACTATCAGAAGCACCGGCTTTCTTTACCCTGGGACCAAAAAACTCTATTCAGACATCTAAATTTCTCGAAATTCCGCTCAACGTGATGGACGCTACTCTCCACCATCCGCGCTACCTGCAGCTAGCCCCGGCGGAAATTCTGCCAGCCCTGACGCCCATGCTGCAGGAAATTGAGCGGTTTGGCGGCGTATGCACGGTGCTTTGGCACAACGAGAACTTTGACCCGGCCAACGAAACCACGGGCCCCCGCCAGTTCGCCGAAATCATGGAGTACCTTCGCAGCCGCAACGTGGCCTTCGTTAACGGCCAGGATGTCTGTGAGATGGTGAACTAG
- the pseI gene encoding pseudaminic acid synthase — translation MNFSLGSRLIGPDQPPLIIAELSGNHNQDLNRGLAIVDAMAAAGAHAIKLQTYTADTMTLPGAYRIDDPNSLWYGRELHELYQEAHTPWEWHKPLFDRARQHGMLAFSSPFDETAVDFLETLDVPAYKIASFENTDWPLLRRVAATGKPVIMSTGASQLAEVAEAVQVLREAGCRELVLLKCTSTYPATPQNTNLRTLPHFQQLFPDALVGLSDHTMGVGAAVAAVALGACVVEKHVTLRRADGGVDSAFSLEPEEVAQLVTETERAWQALGQVQYGVQRAEEKSRLYKRSLYVAQDIASGEVFTKDNLRVVRPGDGLPPRYYDQLLGKPARQNLSAGTPLTWAAL, via the coding sequence ATGAATTTTTCTCTCGGCTCCCGTCTCATTGGCCCCGATCAGCCGCCGCTTATTATTGCCGAACTCAGCGGCAACCACAACCAGGACCTGAACCGCGGCCTTGCTATTGTGGATGCCATGGCGGCGGCCGGTGCCCACGCCATCAAGCTCCAGACCTATACCGCCGATACTATGACGCTGCCCGGCGCCTACCGCATCGACGACCCCAACTCCCTGTGGTACGGCCGGGAGCTGCACGAGCTCTACCAAGAAGCCCACACGCCCTGGGAGTGGCACAAGCCCCTGTTCGACCGGGCCCGGCAGCACGGGATGCTGGCTTTCAGCTCGCCCTTCGACGAAACCGCCGTCGATTTCCTGGAAACCCTGGACGTGCCGGCATATAAAATTGCCTCCTTCGAGAATACTGATTGGCCGTTGCTCCGCCGGGTAGCAGCCACAGGCAAACCCGTGATTATGAGCACCGGAGCTAGTCAGCTGGCCGAGGTAGCGGAGGCCGTACAGGTGCTGCGCGAGGCTGGTTGCCGCGAGCTAGTGCTGCTGAAGTGCACAAGCACCTACCCCGCCACGCCCCAGAACACCAACCTGCGCACCTTGCCCCACTTCCAGCAGCTTTTCCCCGATGCGCTGGTGGGCCTCTCCGACCACACCATGGGGGTAGGCGCGGCCGTGGCCGCCGTGGCCCTGGGCGCGTGCGTGGTAGAAAAGCACGTGACCCTGCGCCGCGCCGATGGCGGTGTAGACTCCGCTTTTTCCCTGGAGCCGGAAGAAGTAGCCCAATTAGTTACCGAAACGGAACGCGCTTGGCAGGCCCTGGGCCAGGTGCAGTACGGCGTGCAGCGGGCCGAGGAGAAAAGCCGCCTCTACAAACGCTCCTTGTATGTAGCCCAGGATATTGCCAGCGGTGAGGTGTTCACCAAGGACAACCTGCGGGTGGTGCGGCCCGGCGACGGGCTGCCTCCGCGCTACTACGATCAGCTCTTGGGCAAGCCGGCCCGCCAAAACCTGAGCGCCGGCACCCCGCTCACCTGGGCTGCCCTGTAA